A section of the Pseudomonas fluorescens genome encodes:
- a CDS encoding sensor histidine kinase has product MYTHLKSLIARFGSQSSTRWITLGLCLCATLVSLWVYAHEAPLPILLLLLNMAILAAVGLQRWRSRKSIKFQPQELADRLLQVQENERHRLSRELHDDIGQLLTAAKLQSDWLQRRLPAELQEQCNVLCNTLNETLAKVRDVSAILNPRQLTSLGLEASLRAHLLKTLENTPVHWSLECQQRLTGIPEEMAVAAFRITQEAVTNMLRHAQARNLRVRLQRLPQGLSLFISDDGLGFLPATDPGLEGQRGMAGMSERIDQLGGTLSVRSQPGLGTRIEALFPWAPRALERASTPKVLE; this is encoded by the coding sequence ATGTACACCCACCTCAAGTCACTCATCGCCAGGTTCGGATCCCAAAGCAGTACCCGCTGGATAACGCTTGGCCTATGCCTGTGCGCGACCCTTGTCAGCCTCTGGGTGTACGCCCACGAAGCCCCGCTGCCGATACTCCTGCTGCTTCTCAATATGGCCATCCTCGCCGCTGTCGGCCTGCAGCGTTGGCGCTCGCGCAAGTCCATCAAGTTCCAGCCCCAGGAATTGGCCGACCGCCTGCTGCAAGTCCAGGAAAACGAGCGCCATCGCCTCAGCCGCGAGTTGCATGACGATATCGGCCAACTGTTGACTGCGGCCAAGCTGCAAAGCGACTGGCTGCAACGCCGCCTGCCGGCAGAGTTGCAGGAGCAGTGCAATGTGCTGTGCAACACCCTCAACGAAACCCTGGCCAAGGTGCGCGACGTGTCGGCCATTCTCAACCCCCGGCAACTGACCAGCCTGGGCCTGGAAGCGAGCCTGCGCGCGCATCTGCTCAAGACCCTGGAAAACACCCCGGTGCACTGGAGCCTGGAATGCCAGCAACGCCTGACCGGGATTCCGGAAGAAATGGCCGTAGCGGCCTTTCGTATCACTCAAGAGGCCGTGACCAACATGTTGCGCCATGCCCAGGCGCGCAACCTGCGGGTACGCCTGCAACGTTTGCCCCAGGGACTGTCACTGTTTATCAGCGATGACGGCCTGGGATTCTTGCCCGCCACCGACCCCGGCCTGGAAGGCCAACGGGGCATGGCGGGCATGTCCGAGCGCATTGATCAACTGGGAGGCACGTTGTCCGTCAGGAGCCAACCCGGATTAGGGACGCGGATCGAGGCGCTTTTCCCCTGGGCACCCCGCGCCCTCGAACGGGCCAGTACGCCTAAGGTTTTAGAGTGA